A portion of the Apus apus isolate bApuApu2 chromosome 3, bApuApu2.pri.cur, whole genome shotgun sequence genome contains these proteins:
- the GPR75 gene encoding probable G-protein coupled receptor 75, whose amino-acid sequence MNASGRLPAGGQGEPPGASLLPLGRNGSAADPREGTHAATVAACASLLALVFCLGSYGNLIVLLSFFDPALRKFRTNFDFMILNLSFCDLFICGVAAPMFAFVLFFDSARGVPGAFCFTFHLTSSGFIIMSLKTVAVIALHRLRMVLGKQPHRAASFPCTLLLTLLLWATSFTLATLATLRTRGSRLCLPMSSFAGGEGKIILYLYVTDFICCVAVVSVSYIMIAQALRRNARVRKCPPVGAVGASRPHTFVGPPATRAGEGVQSAMPALYRNQGYSKSQHAQTHGYTKHLGQPPAATACRLQLGSAVNLSTAKDSRAVVTCVVIVLSVLVCCLPLGISLVQDMLSSSSGFVLYQFELCGFTLIFFKSGLNPFIYSRNSAGLRRRVLWCLQYVALVFFCCKQKTRLRAMGKGSLEVNRNKSSHHETNSAYMLSPKPQKKFVDQACGPSHSKESVLSPKASVGHQHYAQSSSTPMNTRIEPYYSIYNSSPSQEVSTPNSLQPGNAAFGFAKSYLAMHYHTTSDVLRDHDSASAKQIPVPLV is encoded by the coding sequence ATGAACGCATCGGGGCGGCTGCCGGCGGGGGGCCAGGGGGAGCCCCCCGGGGCCTCGCTGCTGCCGCTGGGCCGGAACGGCAGCGCGGCCGACCCGCGGGAGGGGACCCACGCAGCCACCGTGGCGGCCTGCGCCTCCCTGCTGGCCCTGGTCTTCTGCCTGGGCTCCTATGGCAACCTCATTGTCCTCCTGTCCTTCTTCGACCCGGCCCTCAGGAAATTCAGGACCAACTTCGACTTCATGATACTTAACCTCTCCTTCTGCGATCTCTTCATCTGTGGGGTGGCTGCCCCCATGTTCGCCTTCGTCCTCTTCTTCGACTCAGCCCGAGGTGTCCCAGGCGCTTTCTGCTTCACCTTCCACCTCACCAGCTCCGGCTTCATCATCATGTCCCTTAAAACGGTGGCAGTCATCGCCCTGCACCGGCTGCGCatggtgctggggaagcagccGCACCGCGCCgcctccttcccctgcaccctgctcctcaccctgctgctgtgggcCACCAGCTTCACCCTGGCCACCCTGGCCACCCTGAGGACCCGTGGCTCCCGCCTCTGCCTGCCCATGTCCAGCTTCGCCGGCGGCGAGGGGAAGATCATCCTCTACCTCTACGTCACGGACTTCATCTGCTGCGTGGCCGTGGTGTCTGTCTCCTACATCATGATCGCCCAGGCCCTGCGGAGGAACGCCCGAGTGAGGAAGTGCCCACCGGTGGGGGCAGTGGGTGCCTCCAGACCCCACACCTTCGTGGGGCCACCAGCCACCAGGGCCGGCGAGGGTGTCCAGAGCGCCATGCCCGCCTTGTACAGGAACCAGGGCTACAGCAAGTCGCAGCACGCCCAGACGCATGGCTACACCAAGCACCTTGGGCAGCCACCAGCCGCCACGGCCTGCCGGCTCCAGCTGGGGTCAGCCGTCAACCTGTCCACAGCCAAAGACTCCCGGGCGGTGGTGACGTGCGTGGTCATCGTGCTCTCCGTCTTGGTTTGCTGCTTACCCCTGGGCATCTCTCTGGTGCAGGACATGCTGTCCAGCAGCAGTGGCTTTGTTCTCTACCAGTTCGAGCTGTGTGGCTTTACcctaatttttttcaaatccgGATTAAATCCTTTTATATATTCCCGTAATAGTGCCGGACTTCGGAGACGAGTCCTCTGGTGCCTGCAGTATGTAGCCCTtgtctttttctgctgcaagcAGAAGACAAGGCTTCGGGCTATGGGCAAAGGCAGCCTGGAAGTCAACAGGAACAAGTCATCCCACCACGAGACCAACTCAGCATACATGTTGTCTCCAAAACCTCAGAAAAAGTTTGTGGACCAAGCCTGTGGTCCTAGTCACTCCAAGGAAAGTGTGCTGAGTCCCAAGGCTTCTGTCGGGCATCAGCACtatgcacagagcagctcaacCCCCATGAACACCCGAATCGAACCCTACTACAGTATCTATAACAGCAGCCCTTCCCAGGAAGTGAGCACCCCCAACAGCTTGCAGCCAGGCAACGCAGCCTTTGGATTTGCCAAATCCTACCTTGCCATGCACTATCACACCACCAGCGACGTGCTGCGGGACCACGACAGTGCTTCAGCAAAGCAGATCCCAGTGCCCTTGGTGTAA
- the LOC127382189 gene encoding toll-like receptor 2, translated as MRILIGSLHFYLISFLFSRARGFVTLRTPTAYALPFYNYSYLNLSSVSEAQAPNTAKALNFSHNLIEKITRRDLEGFDALQVLDLSYNQIKDIEAGVFESLLSLVSVNLSFNDKNLLVLGLPPHLKVLPTSKVSGSLKIYKYFDENSEVALEPSAYTEELPHSGGPPVLQKVHWRLRRGTENLLRRGERNVTVSPPTATPTPNFCGAPINGILDLSHSQLSEDELMLKLDEDLCQAQLESILELDISHSDLEMDLLSLFALFLPMKNVWSIDASYNKLTINILDAESICKFPFNKLLFLNISNNPINSLDTLCLPSSIKVIDLSFTNISQIPQNFAKKMINLEHMYVQGNHFIYTVRPEASNAVPNLPPGTVRINAISFVRNEAGTPIESLPTKVKHLKLSNCSIVELPEWFADTMKELLFLDVSSNQISVLPDLPASLQHLDLSNSDIKVIPPSLKSVSNLTIFNIQNNKIADIHPENFPSALTKCDISKNRLNMLSLTEALEKLQHLNVSGNLITRLEPTSHLPALANLDSSRNLISELPDYFGKSLPMLKYFNLSGNKISFLQRGSLPASLLELDISDNAITTIVEDVFGQLTSLSVLSVQGKHFFCNCDLYWFVNVYIHNPQLQINGRGHLRCSFPPDRRGSLVESSDLTLLRCSLGIQMAITTCVTVLVVLVLTGLCWRFDGLWYVRMGWYWCMAKRRQLEKRPENKPFDAFVSYSEQDANWTKNNLLAKLETDGFKICYHERDFKPGHPILGNIFYCIENSHKVLFVLSPSFVNSCWCQYELYFAEHRVLNENQDSLIMIVLEDLPPNSVPQKFSKLRKLLKRKTYLKWSPEEHKQKMFWHQLAAVLKTTNEPLVNTENGCAQGMYEME; from the coding sequence atgaGGATCCTTATTGGAAGCCTTCATTTctacttaatttctttcttattcagTAGAGCAAGGGGCTTCGTAACTTTGAGAACACCTACAGCCTATGCCCTCCCATTTTATAACTACTCCTATTTAAACCTCTCTTCAGTATCAGAAGCACAGGCTCCAAACACAGCAAAAGCTCTCAACTTCTCACATAACCTAATTGAAAAAATAACCAGGAGAGACTTGGAAGGTTTTGATGCGCTGCAAGTGTTAGACCTTTCTTACAATCAGATTAAGGACATTGAAGCTGGAGTGTTTGAGAGCCTGCTCAGCCTTGTTTCTGTGAATTTATCATTCAATGATAAGAATCTTCTTGTATTGGGTCTCCCACCTCACCTGAAGGTCTTGCCCACTAGCAAAGTCTCAGGGTCTTTGAAGATTTACAAGTATTTTGACGAAAACTCAGAGGTTGCTCTGGAGCCTTCTGCATACACTGAGGAGCTGCCACACTCAGGAGGCCCACCTGTCCTGCAAAAAGTTCATTGGAGGCTCAGGCGAGGAACAGAGAATCTTCTTcgaagaggagagagaaatgtCACAGTCTCTCCTCCAACAGCCACGCCGACGCCCAATTTCTGCGGAGCACCAATAAATGGGATACTTGATCTGTCCCACAGCCAACTCTCTGAGGATGAACTGATGCTAAAACTGGATGAGGATCTCTGCCAAGCTCAGCTGGAGAGTATTCTGGAGCTTGACATTAGTCACAGTGACTTGGAAATGGATCTTCTGTCGCTGTTCGCGCTGTTTTTGCCCATGAAAAACGTGTGGTCTATTGATGCCAGTTACAACAAATTAACAATTAACATTCTAGACGCCGAGAGCATCTGCAAGTTCCCATTCAACAAGctgctgtttttaaatattagcAACAATCCCATAAACAGCCTGGATACGCTGTGTCTCCCTTCAAGCATCAAGGTAATTGATTTGTCCTTCACCAACATAAGTCAAATACCCCAAAATTTTGCTAAAAAAATGATTAACTTGGAACACATGTATGTTCAAGGAAATCACTTCATATATACTGTACGTCCAGAAGCCAGTAATGCTGTTCCAAACCTTCCCCCTGGAACTGTACGTATTAATGCCATTTCATTTGTCAGAAATGAAGCTGGTACGCCCATTGAGAGCCTTCCCACGAAAGTGAAACACCTGAAATTGTCCAACTGCTCCATTGTAGAACTGCCAGAGTGGTTTGCTGACACAAtgaaagaattattatttttggatGTCAGTAGCAACCAGATTTCTGTGCTTCCTGACTTacctgcctccctgcagcacctcGACCTAAGTAACAGCGACATTAAAGTAATACCCCCCAGTCTTAAATCTGTCTCCAACTTAACAATatttaatattcaaaataacaaaattgcTGATATACATCCTGAGAATTTCCCATCAGCTTTAACAAAATGTGATATTAGTAAAAACAGGTTGAACATGTTGTCATTAACTGAGGCCTTGGAGAAactccagcatctcaatgtTTCTGGAAACCTGATCACCAGACTGGAACCCACCAGCCACCTTCCTGCACTTGCTAACCTGGACAGCAGTCGCAACCTGATCTCAGAACTCCCCGATTACTTTGGCAAATCTCTTCCAATGCTGAAATACTTTAATTTATCAGGGAATAAGATCTCCTTTCTGCAGCGTggctccctcccagcttctctgCTCGAGTTAGACATCAGCGACAATGCCATCACTACCATAGTGGAGGACGTTTTTGGCCAGTTAACTAGTTTGAGTGTTCTGAGTGTCCAaggtaaacattttttttgtaactgtgACTTGTACTGGTTTGTGAATGTCTATATCCACAACCCCCAGTTGCAGATAAATGGCAGAGGACATCTCAGGTGCAGCTTCCCACCGGACAGAAGGGGCTCACTGGTGGAGAGCAGCGATCTCACGCTCCTGCGCTGCTCCTTGGGCATCCAGATGGCTATCACAACTTGTGTCACCGtcctggtggtgctggtgctcACGGGCTTGTGCTGGCGCTTCGACGGGCTATGGTATGTGCGGATGGGCTGGTACTGGTGCATGGCCAAGAGAAGGCAGTTAGAAAAGAGGCCAGAAAACAAGCCCTTTGATGCCTTCGTTTCATACAGTGAACAAGATGCAAACTGGACGAAAAATAATCTCCTGGCAAAACTGGAAACCGATGGGTTCAAGATATGTTACCACGAGAGGGATTTCAAGCCAGGGCATCCCATACTTGGCAACATTTTTTACTGCATAGAGAACAGCCATAAAGtcctttttgttctctctccCAGTTTTGTAAACAGCTGCTGGTGTCAGTATGAACTATATTTTGCTGAACATCGGGTCCTGAATGAAAACCAGGACTCCCTCATCATGATTGTGCTGGAAGACCTCCCACCCAACAGCGTGCCGCAGAAGTTCAGCAAACTCaggaaactgctgaaaagaaaaacctacTTAAAGtggagccctgaggaacacaaacagaaaatgttctgGCACCAGCTGGCAGCTGTCCTAAAAACAACCAATGAACCACTTGTGAACACAGAAAATGGATGTGCTCAGGGTATGTATGAGATGGAATGA